In Rhinolophus ferrumequinum isolate MPI-CBG mRhiFer1 chromosome 3, mRhiFer1_v1.p, whole genome shotgun sequence, the DNA window CAGAAGGGTTGACAGCTTAGCTGGGTAATGTTGGGTGTCCTAAATGGAACTCAGGTTTCCCTAGTGCCTGCTTTTATCTTGGCAGTTACAGGGAATCTGTGTTGGGGCGCTCTGGAAATTTAGATTAACCCTAAAGTGTGCTAGCGATCCTTAGCCTTCCTGACTGTCACTGTAACTTAGGCACCACCCCTGAATCACATACTAATTGTCCAAAGAGCTCTGCTTGTCAGAGTTTAGGGCAGATCTGGGGTCACCATAGGTCAAAATAAACTCGAACCCGCCTAAGCCAAAGCCTGAACTGAAAATGAAGGGTGGGGGTGTTAAAATGATGTAGGCTAAATGTTTGTCCTTGCTGCCCCGTGTCAGTGATGACCCAGACCTTTGTACCTCACCCTTGAAATTGTAAAGTAAATTGACATGTTTAAAGAAAGTTTGGATGAATGTGATAAAACTGCTTTGGAAGTAAGGAGAACAATTTACTATTGttgatgaatgcataaacaatCCTCTGATTTCCAAAGTGGGTTGAAAGAATATATTCCTTTCATTTCCCTCCTTATTCCCCAAACTAActtatttaatacatttgtacTACAAACTACTATagtaattgcattttatttatttttatctttttacctcATATCTAAAATCTCTTCAGGTtcttaaatatgaaacatttaaataaataatttttgagctGTCTGTTTTGCTATAAAACTTTGCCTTGTGATATAATTTATAGTTTGATTCTTAGCAGTGCtataaatgtattcatattaGAATAACTTTTATAGTCCATAAAGATTATAAAAGCTTTTAAGTGAAATAACCATTTGTAGAAGATGAATCTCTCATTTACTGATTATTACTCAGTTTTAATTTGCCCTGTTGTGCATTTTGGGGGAGTTTGTATGACGTTGGAATACTGTTTCTTACGGCTGACTTTCACCTTTCTTCTCAGGGGTGTCATTGTTGGCTACCACGATTGGTCTTCATCTTGTTCCATTTTGTAAGACAGCAGTGTTATTAACTGTCATGATGGCTGTCTTTGGTGTTTCAATTGGCATTATGGACACAGGTTAGTGAGCCTTTCAGTGTCATCTCTGGGAGTAGGGACTTTCTACCAGAAAAAAGTAGAGCAGGTGATATTGTCACTCGCAGACACTGACCTACTGCGTTGGTTATGGGGTCACCCCGTCAGAACCACCCTTCTGGCAACTACTCTTTGTCAAGTAGGGTACCTGTTGTTGAGTAGCTACAGAATGAATTTAAAGAATTTTGTTCTAGGAGAGATTGTTGATTTATAGTATCCAAACAGGGAAGGGCCCACCCCCCATGTGGGTAATTACGGTGCAGGTGAGTGGGCTTTCGTTTCAGGGTAAAACTTTATCGTATGGGAAGAATTGATGAGTTAATAGGTTAAACGAAGTTTGGAACCGTTATTTGGCTGAGGAATCATAGAAGCACTCTGCCTTTTGAGCTAAGAGAAACCTGTGCTGTAtgttatcttccttttctttcaaaagttcCTGCCCTCCTGTAGGGCATCCTGTCCATGTATCTTGATATCTTTTAAAACCTTCTAAGTAACGTACATGACATTTGTTCACCCCTAAATCCAGCCTTGTTCCCCTCTTCCCTGCTCTACTATTATTTGATAGGTtggggaaatattttataatttacgcTTAGTTTGGTTGTGAAATTACAAGGTAAAATTGTATGCTTATCTGCAAatgtgttaaaaagaaagaaagaaaacccaagcCTTGATGCTTCTTGCCCTTCACCTTGCAGGTGTATAGATAGTATAAGTGTAGAGCTAGACATATCCTTGGTTCCTGTAATGAGTGTAGCAGAATCTTGTAGTGTGCAGATTCCTGAACATGTGTTTTGCATCTgctgtatacatacataattttccTCAAGTGGCTACCAATTGCAAGTACAGAAAGATTTGGTACTTTGGCCACTATCTGATggtaatacatatttaaaatatttataaataaatatataaatacccctcacccccagcctggTATTAGAACTGTATTATAAAACACCTTGCATGAATGTTCCTGGCTTGAGGAGGTAGTGATTTACTAGCTTGTAGAATTCCATTTGTGAGTATTTGATGTTACAATGCTTAGAGTTATCTGGTGGGTTCCTTAGTCATAGAATTGACTTAATTGCAACATTTGATAATTTAGAATATTATCATCCTTGTGCCATGTAAAACAGACTCATCTTTCAGATAGtaatacactttttttctaaGTTACTATGATTAAATAACTTTCCCCATCTTTCGTTGGTAGGTGGTAACGTCTTAATCTTGGCTCTTTGGGGGGACAAAGGAGCCCCACATATGCAGGCCTTACACTTCAGTTTTGCCTTGGGCGCCTTTTTGGCTCCACTGCTGGCTAAATTGGCATTGGGCACAGCGGTGTCTGCTGAAAACCACACAGAGGCTGAATTGAACCATTCTGCCCTCAACCAGTCATCTGAAGCTGACTCAGAATCTCTATTTGGAGTCCCTGACAATATGAATTTACTGTGGGCCTATGCTGTTATCGGTATTTATATGTTTGTAGTTTCTATCTTTCTTTTGGCTCTGTTCTTAAAGAAAGGCTCAAGGCGGGAAAAAGCAAAATCATCTGCTCGGAGGTCTCGAAGAGCTAAATATCacaatgcccttctttgtctcctttttctgttcttttttttttatgttggagCTGAGGTAACATACGGCtcttacattttctcatttgcaatCACCCATGCCGGCATGACCGAAAGTGAAGCGGCTGGGTTGAACTCCATCTTCTGGGGGACCTTTGCAGCCGTCAGAGGCCTGGCAATCTTTTTTGCTACATGTTTACAACCTGGAACCATGATTGTGTTGAGCAACATTGCCAGCGTGGCGTCATCTTTACTTCTGGTGCTTTTCAATAAGAGCCCAACTTGTCTGTGGGCAGCAACGTCAGTGTACGGGGCCTCCATGGCAACCACGTTTCCCAGTGGCATTTCTTGGATTGAGCAGTACACGACCATCCATGGGAAAGCTGCAGCATTTTTTGTAGTCGGTGCTGCCCTGGGAGAAATGGCTATTCCTGCAGTCGTTGGAATTCTTCAAGGAAAATATCCTGACTTACCTGTGGTTTTGTACACCTCTTTGGGGGCAGCAGTAGCCACTGCTGTTTTATTTCCTGTGATGTATAAATTAGCCACCTCACCTCTTGGTCATCagcaaaaagaacacagaaaaagtgAAGACCAGAAAGCTTTGCTCTCTGGCTCTGGGCTAAATGACTATGAGGGAGAATGAAGAAGAAGATGcagaaaaatggaatgaaatggaTTTTGAAGTGATTGAAATGAATGATACAATGAGGAATTCTGTAATAGAGATATCTAGAAATATTTTGATGGAGCTCAC includes these proteins:
- the MFSD4B gene encoding LOW QUALITY PROTEIN: sodium-dependent glucose transporter 1 (The sequence of the model RefSeq protein was modified relative to this genomic sequence to represent the inferred CDS: inserted 2 bases in 1 codon; deleted 1 base in 1 codon) — translated: MELRGAGAPAAGQRLLQADAPAGNEPEAVAGCGRRGGAGNRLRSFITVILCASFLGLGLSVAILGPTFQDLATNVNRNISSLSLIFVGRSFGYLSGSVIGGVLFDYMNHFLLLGVSLLATTIGLHLVPFCKTAVLLTVMMAVFGVSIGIMDTGGNVLILALWGDKGAPHMQALHFSFALGAFLAPLLAKLALGTAVSAENHTEAELNHSALNQSSEADSESLFGVPDNMNLLWAYAVIGIYMFVVSIFLLALFLKKGSRREKAKSSARRSRRAKYHNALLCLLFLFFFFYVGAEVTYGSYIFSFAITHAGMTESEAAGLNSIFWGTFAAVRGLAIFFATCLQPGTMIVLSNIASVASSLLLVLFNKSPTCLWAATSVYGASMATTFPSGISWIEQYTTIHGKAAAFFVVGAALGEMAIPAVVGILQGKYPDLPVVLYTSLGAAVATAVLFPVMYKLATSPLGHQQKEHRKSEDQKALLSGSGLNDYEXENEEEDAEKWNEMDFEVIEMNDTMRNSVIEISRNILMELTAEVSNQFHSNTLLFESSPVNTGKPPVNHLQETRTKGTNKRRWIIH